The Vescimonas coprocola genome includes a window with the following:
- a CDS encoding chromate transporter gives MTCLLLFYEFFKTGLFAVGGGLATLPFLYDMAARHPEWFTVSQLADMLAVSESTPGPLGVNMATYVGYLTAGIPGAVAATIGLVAPSVIVILIVAAFLKRFRESRLVNNVFYGLRPASAAMVAAAGLSVVGLALLYSGQTGLAAVNWKAVALAAVLLVLTRWCKPTKGLHPIVFILASAIIGVVFSF, from the coding sequence ATGACTTGTCTGCTGCTGTTTTACGAGTTCTTCAAGACGGGCCTGTTCGCCGTGGGCGGCGGTCTTGCCACCTTGCCCTTCCTCTATGACATGGCCGCTCGCCACCCGGAGTGGTTCACCGTGTCCCAGCTGGCGGATATGCTGGCGGTGTCGGAATCCACACCGGGGCCATTGGGCGTCAACATGGCCACCTATGTGGGCTACCTCACCGCCGGGATCCCCGGTGCCGTGGCGGCTACCATCGGACTGGTAGCGCCCTCGGTGATCGTGATCCTCATTGTGGCGGCCTTCCTCAAGCGCTTCCGGGAGAGCCGTCTGGTGAACAACGTGTTCTACGGTCTGCGCCCGGCCTCCGCCGCCATGGTGGCGGCGGCGGGCCTGTCCGTGGTGGGACTGGCCCTGCTTTACAGCGGCCAGACGGGCCTTGCGGCGGTGAACTGGAAGGCTGTGGCGCTGGCGGCGGTGCTGCTGGTGCTGACCCGCTGGTGCAAGCCCACTAAGGGCCTGCATCCCATCGTGTTCATTCTGGCCTCCGCCATCATAGGCGTGGTGTTCTCCTTCTGA